A DNA window from Camelina sativa cultivar DH55 chromosome 17, Cs, whole genome shotgun sequence contains the following coding sequences:
- the LOC104756585 gene encoding UDP-glycosyltransferase 85A2-like has translation MGSHVVPNAQKPHVVCVPYPAQGHINPMMKMAKLLDAKGFHVTFCNTVYNHNRLLRSRGPNAVDGLPSFRFESIPDGLPETDVDVTQDIPSLCESTSKHCLAPFKELLRQINAKDDVPPVSCILSDGCMSFTLDAAEELGVPEVLFWTTSACGFLAYLYYYRFIEKGLSPLKDESYLTKEYLDTEIDWIPMMKNLRLKDIPSFIRTANPDDIMLNFLIRETERTKRASAIILNTFDDLEHDVIQSMQSIIPPVYSIGPLHLLEKQEIGEDSEIGQMGSNLWREEAECLDWLNTKAQNSVVYVNFGSITVLNAKQLAEFAWGLAATGKEFLWVIRPDLVAGDEAMVPHEFLTETEDRRMLASWCPQEQVLSHPAIGGFLTHCGWNSMLESLCGGVPMVCWPFFAEQQTNCKFSCDEWEVGIEIGGDVKREEVEAVVRELMDGEKGKKMRVKAQEWRRLAKEATEHKQGSSVVNFQTFVSKVLLKE, from the exons ATGGGATCTCATGTCGTTCCCAACGCACAAAAGCCACACGTAGTTTGCGTGCCTTATCCGGCTCAAGGCCATATCAACCCTATGATGAAAATGGCTAAACTCCTCGACGCTAAAGGCTTCCACGTCACCTTCTGCAACACCGTCTACAACCACAACCGTCTCCTCCGGTCCCGTGGACCTAACGCCGTCGACGGGCTTCCTTCTTTCCGGTTTGAGTCCATCCCTGACGGTCTACCGGAGACTGATGTGGACGTCACTCAGGACATCCCTTCCCTTTGCGAGTCCACGTCGAAGCACTGTCTCGCTCCGTTCAAGGAGCTTCTCCGGCAGATAAACGCCAAAGATGATGTTCCTCCGGTGAGCTGTATTTTATCCGATGGTTGTATGAGCTTCACACTTGACGCTGCGGAGGAGCTTGGTGTCCCAGAGGTTCTTTTCTGGACAACCAGTGCTTGTGGCTTCCTGGCTTATCTATACTACTATCGTTTCATCGAGAAGGGATTATCGCCGCTAAAAG ATGAGAGTTACTTGACCAAGGAATACTTAGACACGGAAATAGATTGGATACCAATGATGAAGAACCTAAGACTAAAAGACATCCCTAGCTTCATCCGAACGGCTAATCCTGACGACATAATGCTCAACTTTCTCATCCGCGAGACTGAGCGAACCAAACGCGCTTCAGCTATCATTCTCAACACGTTCGATGATCTCGAGCATGACGTCATTCAATCTATGCAATCTATTATACCTCCGGTTTACTCTATTGGACCACTCCATCTACTAGAGAAACAAGAGATCGGTGAGGATAGTGAGATCGGACAGATGGGATCGAACCTGTGGAGAGAAGAGGCGGAGTGTCTGGATTGGCTAAATACAAAAGCTCAAAACAGTGTTGTTTACGTTAACTTCGGGAGCATAACAGTGTTGAATGCAAAACAGCTTGCGGAGTTTGCATGGGGTCTGGCCGCAACGGGGAAAGAGTTTTTGTGGGTGATCCGGCCAGATTTAGTAGCCGGGGATGAAGCAATGGTTCCACATGAGTTTTTAACTGAGACGGAAGACCGGAGGATGTTGGCGAGTTGGTGTCCTCAAGAACAAGTCCTTTCCCACCCAGCCATTGGTGGGTTCTTGACGCATTGTGGGTGGAACTCGATGTTGGAAAGTTTATGTGGCGGCGTTCCAATGGTGTGTTGGCCATTTTTTGCAGAgcaacaaacaaattgtaagTTTTCTTGTGACGAGTGGGAGGTTGGGATTGAGATTGGCGGAGATGTGAAGAGAGAGGAGGTTGAGGCAGTGGTTAGAGAGTTGATGGATGGAGAGAAGGGAAAGAAAATGAGAGTGAAGGCCCAAGAGTGGCGGCGCTTGGCGAAAGAAGCGACGGAGCATAAACAAGGTTCCTCGGTTGTGAATTTTCAGACGTTTGTGAGCAAGGTTCTTTTAAAGGAGTAG